The sequence GAAAAGTTTTGACGCAAGGTTGGAATCGCAATAGCGTTAAAACTACTCTTGATTTTGCACGTCAATTAAAGAAAATAGGTTTTAACCAAGTTATTTATACGGATATTTCTAAGGATGGTACTTTAAGGGGCCCAAATATCCTGGGGATTAAAGAGTTACTTAAGGAAACAGGGCTAAATGTTATTGCTTCAGGAGGAATTTCCGGTTTAAGAGATTTAGTAAAGCTTGATAAACTTAAAGCGCAAGGATTGGCAGGAGTTATTATCGGTAAAGCCCTGTATGAAGGTAAATTTACCTTAGCCCAGGCATTGAAGTTAAAATAATAAGGTGTCCCGTCTCGTAATATGTGCCAAAATTCTCTTCGATAATTTTGGCATACTCGGAGGGATAATTCACGCAATGACTTACTCACACTGCCGTGTTCGTAAGTCAAACGTTCATTAAAAAGGAGGGGGGATGGCAAAAAAAGTACTGTTTTTGGGGTTAGCGGCGATATTTGTTTTTTCTTTAAGTGGGTGCGCTACAATGCGTAAAAATAATGATTTAGAGATTCAGGCGTTAAAGGATAAGGTTTCCGTGCTTGAGACACAGTTACGCGAAAAAGATGATGAGATTAGCGGCTTAAAAGGTTCTATAGTAAAAAGTAATGAAGAAGTTAATATGAGTGTTCCTAAAACCGATGGAGTCAATGAACAACCAGATGGAAAACAAATTCAGACAGCTTTAAATAATGCTGGTTATTATGCAGGCACCGTTGATGGTAAGTTGGGTAAAAAAACACGAAAAGCAGTAAGAGAATTTCAAAAAGCCAATAATTTGCCTATTGATGGTAAGGTGGGCAAAAAAACTTGGCTAGTTTTAAAGGATTATTTGGAGAAAAAAATTAAATAAGGCTATGTATCCGTCATTCTGAGGAGTACCGCCAGCGGTGGAACGACGACGAAGAATCTAGAAACGAGATCCTTTCCCTTCGGCTTCGCCTCAGGGTCAGGATGACAGAAAATTAGACAGTAATAATTGTATTTATGCTTAGTAAACGTATTATTCCTTGTTTGGATATTAAAGAAGGCCGCGTTGTTAAGGGAGTAAAATTTCTAGGTCTTCGTGATGCCGGGGATCCGGTTGAGGTGGCAAAGGTTTATGACCAGCAGCAAGCTGATGAATTGGTTTTTCTGGATATTACTGCCAGTGTTGAAAACAGGAAAACTTTAGCTACCTTAGTGCAAAGAATCGCTCAAAATATCTTCATGCCTTTTACAGTTGGCGGAGGTATAGGCGAGACTGAAGATATTCGCAATATTTTAAATGCCGGAGCTGAAAAAGTTTCAATTAATACGCAAGCGGTAAAATTTCCTCAGTTAATAAGCGATGCCGCAAAGAGATTTGGCAGTCAGTGCGTTGTGGTGGCTATTGATGCCAAGAAGCAGGATGGGCATTGGGAGGTGTTTATTAATGGAGGCAGAACGCCTACGGGCCTTGATGTGTTAGCTTGGGCTCAAAAAGCAGCTCAGCTTGGAGCTGGTGAAATTCTTTTGACCAGT comes from Candidatus Omnitrophota bacterium and encodes:
- a CDS encoding peptidoglycan-binding domain-containing protein, which codes for MAKKVLFLGLAAIFVFSLSGCATMRKNNDLEIQALKDKVSVLETQLREKDDEISGLKGSIVKSNEEVNMSVPKTDGVNEQPDGKQIQTALNNAGYYAGTVDGKLGKKTRKAVREFQKANNLPIDGKVGKKTWLVLKDYLEKKIK
- the hisF gene encoding imidazole glycerol phosphate synthase subunit HisF, translated to MLSKRIIPCLDIKEGRVVKGVKFLGLRDAGDPVEVAKVYDQQQADELVFLDITASVENRKTLATLVQRIAQNIFMPFTVGGGIGETEDIRNILNAGAEKVSINTQAVKFPQLISDAAKRFGSQCVVVAIDAKKQDGHWEVFINGGRTPTGLDVLAWAQKAAQLGAGEILLTSMDFDGTKDGYDLELTKAVTGKISIPVIASGGAGKLEDFYNVFKDTGADAALVASLFHYQEFSIKQVKNYLKERGVAVRLS